The following coding sequences lie in one Komagataeibacter sucrofermentans DSM 15973 genomic window:
- a CDS encoding phosphoketolase, producing the protein MSETPSATPLATADVALFNKWWHAANYLSIAQIYLLANPLLREPLKLEHTKPRLLGHWGTTPGLNFLYLHLNRIIREQDRSILFVAGPGHGAPGVVASTYLEGTYTEYFPEVTQDADGLARLVKQFSFPGGIPSHAAPTTPGSINEGGELGYSLSHAYGAAFDNPDLVVACVVGDGEAETGPMATSWHSNKFLDPKTDGAVLPILHLNGYKIANPTVLARIPPDELTSLFRGYGYDPIVVEGHEPDIMHQKMAVAMDTAFAKIAQIQKAAREHNDTTRPAWPMIIMRTPKGWTCPKTVDGLRTEGYWRAHQVPITDMTNPVHLKLLDEWLHSYKPEELFDENGTLMPEIAALAPKGDRRMSANPHANGGLLRRDLRLPDVTEYAVTVESPGHALGEGTRVLGTWLRDVMKLNLPARNFRVLAPDENNSNRLNAVLDVTNRAWNAETFDYDDHLAVDGHVMEILSEHTCQGWLEGYLLTGRHGFLSCYEAFIHIVDSMVNQHAKWIKQADEVPWRAPIASLNYLLTSHVWRQDHNGFSHQDPGFIDHVLNKKAKTVRVFLPPDANTLLCTARACLESRDRVNVIVAGKQPEPQWLDMDAAIAHCAKGIGIWEWASNDKGGEPDVVMACAGDVPTIETLAAVQLLNRHLPDLKIRVINVVDLLTLESRSQHPDGLEDYVFDSLFTTDKPVIFAFHGYPALIHKLIYKRTNCRNFHVHGYREEGSTTTPFDMTVRNNLDRFHLVQNVIRRVPGLAEKAAYANEAISDKLVEHTRYVAQYGQDLPEIRNWRWS; encoded by the coding sequence ATGAGTGAAACCCCCTCCGCAACCCCGCTTGCCACGGCGGATGTCGCGCTGTTCAACAAATGGTGGCACGCAGCCAACTACCTGTCGATTGCCCAGATATACCTGCTGGCCAATCCGCTGCTGCGCGAGCCGCTCAAGCTTGAGCACACCAAGCCGCGCCTGCTGGGGCACTGGGGCACCACGCCGGGGCTGAACTTCCTGTACCTGCACCTCAACCGCATCATCCGCGAGCAGGACCGCAGCATCCTGTTCGTGGCAGGCCCCGGCCACGGGGCGCCGGGTGTGGTGGCCAGCACTTATCTTGAAGGCACGTATACCGAATACTTCCCCGAAGTGACGCAGGATGCGGACGGGCTGGCCAGGCTGGTCAAGCAGTTCTCCTTCCCCGGTGGCATTCCCAGCCACGCAGCGCCCACCACGCCGGGTTCGATCAACGAAGGTGGCGAACTGGGCTATTCGCTCTCGCACGCCTATGGCGCTGCGTTCGACAACCCCGACCTGGTCGTGGCCTGCGTGGTGGGCGATGGCGAGGCCGAGACCGGGCCGATGGCCACGTCATGGCACAGCAACAAGTTCCTTGACCCCAAGACCGATGGCGCGGTGCTGCCGATCCTGCACCTCAATGGCTACAAGATCGCCAACCCCACGGTGCTGGCCCGCATCCCGCCTGATGAACTGACCAGCCTGTTCAGGGGCTACGGCTATGACCCGATCGTGGTGGAAGGCCACGAGCCGGACATCATGCACCAGAAGATGGCCGTGGCGATGGACACGGCCTTTGCGAAGATTGCCCAGATCCAGAAAGCTGCGCGTGAGCACAACGACACCACGCGCCCGGCCTGGCCCATGATCATCATGCGCACGCCCAAGGGCTGGACCTGCCCCAAGACGGTGGATGGCCTGCGCACGGAAGGGTACTGGCGCGCCCACCAGGTGCCCATTACCGACATGACCAACCCCGTGCACCTCAAGCTGCTCGATGAATGGCTGCACAGCTATAAGCCTGAGGAACTGTTTGACGAAAACGGCACCCTGATGCCCGAAATCGCGGCCCTTGCCCCCAAGGGCGACCGCCGCATGAGTGCAAACCCGCACGCCAATGGCGGCCTGCTGCGCCGCGACCTGCGCCTGCCGGATGTGACGGAGTATGCCGTAACGGTCGAATCACCGGGCCATGCGCTGGGTGAGGGCACGCGCGTGCTGGGCACGTGGCTGCGCGATGTGATGAAGCTCAACCTGCCCGCGCGTAACTTCCGCGTGCTGGCGCCGGATGAGAACAATTCCAACCGCCTTAACGCGGTGCTGGACGTGACCAACCGCGCCTGGAATGCCGAGACCTTCGATTACGATGACCATCTGGCCGTTGATGGCCATGTGATGGAGATCCTGAGCGAGCATACCTGCCAGGGCTGGCTGGAAGGCTACCTGCTGACCGGGCGGCACGGCTTCCTGTCGTGCTATGAGGCGTTCATCCACATTGTCGATTCCATGGTCAACCAGCACGCCAAGTGGATCAAGCAGGCGGATGAGGTGCCCTGGCGCGCGCCGATCGCATCGCTGAACTACCTGCTGACCTCGCATGTGTGGCGGCAGGACCATAATGGCTTCAGTCATCAGGACCCCGGCTTCATTGACCATGTGCTGAACAAGAAGGCCAAGACGGTGCGGGTGTTCCTGCCGCCTGATGCCAACACCCTGCTGTGCACGGCCAGGGCCTGCCTTGAAAGCCGCGACCGGGTGAACGTGATCGTGGCGGGCAAGCAGCCCGAGCCGCAGTGGCTGGACATGGACGCCGCCATCGCCCACTGCGCCAAGGGCATCGGCATCTGGGAATGGGCCAGCAATGACAAGGGCGGCGAGCCTGATGTGGTCATGGCCTGCGCGGGTGATGTACCGACCATCGAAACGCTGGCGGCCGTGCAACTGCTCAACAGGCACCTGCCGGACCTGAAGATCCGCGTGATCAATGTGGTGGATCTGCTGACTCTTGAATCGCGCAGCCAGCACCCTGACGGGCTGGAGGATTATGTATTCGACAGCCTGTTCACCACGGACAAGCCGGTTATCTTCGCCTTCCACGGCTATCCGGCGCTGATTCACAAGCTGATCTACAAGCGCACCAACTGCCGCAACTTCCACGTGCATGGCTACCGCGAGGAAGGCTCCACCACCACGCCGTTCGACATGACGGTGCGCAACAACCTCGACCGCTTCCACCTGGTGCAGAACGTGATCCGTCGCGTGCCGGGCCTGGCTGAAAAGGCGGCCTATGCCAACGAGGCGATCAGCGACAAGCTGGTCGAGCACACGCGCTATGTGGCGCAGTATGGGCAGGACCTGCCCGAAATCAGGAACTGGCGCTGGTCATAA
- a CDS encoding amino acid ABC transporter ATP-binding protein codes for MHPDPDAVLSIRNLSRVYKDFIALDRLSLDVRRGEKVVVLGPSGSGKSTLIRCLNRIEPHDSGSLHINGQAITAKTDLTRLRALVGLVFQNYNLFPHLSVLDNCTLAPRLVRRMPRAQAEALAMRFLQQVNIAGQARKYPIQLSGGQQQRVAIARALCMQPEIMLFDEPTAALDPEAVSGVATIMNTLAVQGITTLCVTHEMRFARHIADRIVFMDQGRIMEITPPEQFFTNPQTTRARDFLNQMIG; via the coding sequence ATGCACCCTGACCCCGACGCCGTGCTGTCGATCCGCAACCTGAGCAGGGTGTACAAGGATTTCATTGCCCTTGACCGTCTCAGCCTTGACGTGCGGCGTGGCGAGAAGGTCGTGGTGCTCGGGCCGTCTGGCTCGGGCAAGTCAACGCTGATCCGCTGCCTCAACCGCATCGAACCCCATGACAGCGGCTCGCTGCACATCAACGGCCAGGCCATTACCGCAAAGACCGACCTGACCCGGCTGCGCGCGCTCGTGGGGCTGGTGTTCCAGAACTATAACCTGTTCCCGCATCTCAGCGTGCTCGACAACTGCACGTTGGCCCCCCGCCTGGTGCGCAGGATGCCACGCGCGCAGGCCGAGGCGCTGGCCATGCGCTTTTTGCAGCAGGTCAATATTGCCGGGCAGGCACGCAAATACCCTATCCAGCTTTCTGGCGGGCAACAGCAGCGCGTGGCCATTGCGCGCGCGCTGTGCATGCAGCCCGAAATCATGCTGTTTGACGAACCGACCGCCGCCCTCGACCCCGAGGCCGTATCCGGCGTGGCCACGATCATGAACACCCTCGCGGTTCAGGGCATCACCACGCTGTGCGTCACGCATGAAATGCGCTTTGCGCGCCATATTGCCGATCGCATCGTGTTCATGGATCAGGGGCGCATCATGGAAATCACGCCCCCCGAACAGTTCTTCACCAACCCCCAGACAACCCGGGCACGAGATTTCCTGAACCAGATGATTGGCTGA
- a CDS encoding ABC transporter substrate-binding protein/permease, with protein sequence MTSLMARFRHLCAARIVAAALATVLAGAGMARADTPPLPGFIHDGTLTVCTNPTLPPMTFVNGTDMKAVDGIDMDIARALAAYWHVTLRVTTMDFTGLFPTLAAGRCGLVASGIIRLPQRERDFDAVTYQDTTLVIVARAGTRPLSSMADLAGRKVAVQAGTSYSARMAQENEALVAAGHAPMIIAQYPTEEQVVQQVLIGRAFALASQDVEMAYRREQLHGRVGVIFTPPYPEYRHFALYIRKDAHDRALLEQAIATLRDNGQMAAIGQKWAITPDATQALDTDTQAPAFHWGTFFDALTSSAFMRGACITLALAVLSHLTAIVISLPMALVLNGRDSMLRTGLRVYVALFRGAPTLLQLLFIWNALPQFLPFFREAWFTPFLATWLSLSINESAYQVEINRAALTAIDLAQTVAGHALGLSRGQVYRHVIFPQALRIALPPTINAFISLLKTTSLASVISVQELLSVTQIQVARTFEFTEYYAAALVYYLAMVFFFLLIQKRVERRFSWADQYRVGPHAP encoded by the coding sequence ATGACCTCTCTGATGGCACGGTTCAGGCACCTGTGCGCCGCCCGCATCGTGGCGGCCGCCCTTGCCACCGTGCTGGCGGGCGCCGGCATGGCGCGGGCGGACACGCCGCCGCTGCCCGGCTTCATCCATGATGGCACGCTGACGGTCTGCACCAACCCCACCCTGCCCCCCATGACATTCGTAAACGGCACCGACATGAAGGCGGTGGACGGCATCGACATGGACATCGCCCGTGCGCTGGCAGCCTACTGGCATGTGACACTGCGCGTCACGACCATGGATTTTACCGGCCTGTTCCCCACCCTTGCGGCAGGGCGCTGCGGGCTGGTGGCGAGTGGCATCATCAGGCTGCCGCAGCGTGAACGCGACTTTGATGCCGTAACCTATCAGGATACGACGCTGGTCATCGTGGCGCGCGCGGGCACGCGCCCCCTGAGCAGCATGGCGGACCTGGCGGGGCGGAAGGTGGCCGTGCAGGCGGGCACGAGCTACAGCGCGCGCATGGCGCAGGAGAACGAGGCACTGGTGGCGGCAGGCCACGCGCCGATGATCATCGCGCAATACCCCACCGAGGAGCAGGTGGTGCAGCAGGTGCTGATCGGGCGCGCCTTCGCGCTGGCCAGCCAGGATGTGGAAATGGCCTACCGGCGCGAACAGCTACACGGCAGGGTGGGCGTGATTTTTACGCCCCCTTACCCCGAATACCGGCATTTCGCGCTTTATATCCGCAAGGATGCCCATGACAGGGCGCTGCTGGAACAGGCCATTGCCACCCTGCGCGATAACGGGCAGATGGCCGCGATCGGGCAGAAATGGGCCATAACGCCCGATGCCACGCAGGCGCTGGACACGGACACACAGGCTCCGGCCTTTCACTGGGGCACGTTTTTTGATGCGCTGACCTCATCCGCCTTCATGCGGGGGGCGTGCATTACGCTGGCCTTGGCCGTGCTGTCGCATCTGACCGCCATTGTCATCTCGCTTCCCATGGCGCTGGTGCTGAACGGGCGGGACTCCATGCTCCGGACCGGGCTCAGGGTCTATGTCGCCCTCTTCCGTGGTGCACCGACCCTGCTGCAACTGCTGTTCATCTGGAACGCCCTGCCGCAGTTCCTGCCGTTTTTCCGCGAGGCGTGGTTCACGCCCTTTCTGGCCACATGGCTATCGCTTTCGATCAATGAATCCGCCTATCAGGTGGAGATCAACCGCGCGGCCCTGACAGCAATCGACCTCGCCCAGACGGTAGCAGGCCATGCGCTGGGCCTGTCACGCGGGCAGGTGTACCGTCATGTCATTTTTCCGCAGGCGCTGCGCATTGCATTGCCGCCCACCATCAATGCGTTCATCAGCCTGCTCAAGACCACCTCGCTGGCCTCCGTCATATCGGTACAGGAACTGCTGTCGGTCACCCAGATCCAGGTTGCACGTACGTTCGAGTTTACCGAGTATTATGCTGCGGCACTGGTTTACTATCTGGCCATGGTTTTCTTTTTCCTGCTGATACAAAAACGCGTCGAGCGCCGTTTTTCATGGGCTGACCAGTACAGGGTAGGCCCGCATGCACCCTGA
- a CDS encoding LysR family transcriptional regulator — MTRQPAPLPRRAAAPRGTGMRRKADGFNGQVAEVDLRQLRVFRTVAEHGGFAAAEVALGKSKSSISIDIAALENRLGLRLCTRGRSGFALTAQGRLVLEATEALFSDIAQFQQRINEASGTLTGRFCLYVPDNIQIHGETALVRAIETFTTRYPAVFMDIRSTSAREVEFAVLNGQACAGITLNPRHAPDVQATALFHEELHLFCGRRHPLFSMPESEITPAILAEQRMITVSGAATSPMWDRLRPHLTFAAAAENVDSRALLILSGNYLGFLPEPFARPLVHGGLLRRIVLDGLQLETGFYFLARPNPETGLMHDTFRAILEAAC; from the coding sequence ATGACACGACAGCCCGCACCCTTACCCCGCAGGGCCGCCGCCCCACGCGGCACAGGCATGCGCCGCAAGGCGGATGGTTTTAATGGACAGGTTGCCGAGGTCGACCTGCGGCAGTTGCGCGTGTTCCGCACCGTGGCCGAGCATGGCGGTTTTGCCGCGGCGGAGGTCGCGCTGGGCAAGAGCAAATCCTCCATCAGCATCGACATCGCCGCCCTTGAAAACCGGCTTGGCCTGCGGCTGTGCACGCGCGGGCGCAGCGGTTTTGCCCTGACGGCGCAAGGCCGCCTGGTGCTCGAGGCAACCGAGGCCCTGTTTTCAGATATCGCACAGTTCCAGCAACGCATAAACGAGGCCAGCGGCACATTGACGGGGCGCTTTTGCCTGTATGTGCCCGACAATATCCAGATTCATGGTGAAACAGCGCTGGTGCGCGCCATTGAAACCTTTACCACCCGCTACCCGGCAGTGTTCATGGACATCCGCTCCACCTCCGCGCGTGAGGTGGAATTTGCCGTGCTCAACGGGCAGGCCTGCGCCGGAATCACCCTCAATCCGCGCCACGCGCCCGATGTGCAGGCCACGGCCCTGTTCCATGAGGAACTGCACCTGTTCTGTGGCAGGCGCCACCCCCTGTTCAGCATGCCCGAAAGCGAAATCACGCCCGCCATTCTGGCCGAGCAGCGCATGATTACGGTCTCGGGTGCTGCCACCTCGCCCATGTGGGATAGGCTGCGCCCGCACCTGACCTTCGCTGCGGCGGCGGAAAATGTCGATTCACGCGCCCTGCTGATCCTGTCAGGCAATTACCTCGGTTTCCTGCCCGAACCCTTCGCCCGGCCCCTGGTGCATGGCGGGCTGCTACGCCGCATTGTGCTCGACGGCCTGCAACTTGAAACCGGCTTCTATTTTCTGGCCCGCCCCAACCCCGAGACGGGCCTCATGCACGATACGTTCCGCGCCATTCTGGAGGCGGCCTGCTGA
- a CDS encoding class II aldolase/adducin family protein has protein sequence MSSLSPAPSTAPTEQAVREDLAAAYRLMALFGMTDLVYTHLSVRLPGHEHAYLVNPYGFLFEEITASSLVVVDADGLPRQETSWPINPAGFVIHSAIHRSRPDAACVMHTHTLAGMVVAAQEHNILPLNQINMEFYGRVGFHPYEGIAADDNLSERERLVRDLGMRNALILQNHGLLTVGATIAQTFYRMYYLEQSCRIQIAAQSTGVALHVPSEAQILRARKQFEDDPDEGRLIWQALRRKLDREQPDYRD, from the coding sequence ATGTCTTCGCTTTCGCCCGCGCCCTCAACCGCCCCGACCGAACAGGCCGTGCGTGAGGATCTTGCCGCTGCTTACCGGCTCATGGCGCTTTTTGGCATGACCGACCTTGTCTATACCCATCTTTCGGTCAGGCTGCCGGGGCATGAGCATGCCTATCTGGTCAATCCCTATGGCTTCCTGTTCGAGGAGATTACCGCAAGTTCCCTGGTCGTGGTCGATGCCGATGGCCTGCCCCGGCAGGAAACATCATGGCCGATCAACCCGGCGGGGTTTGTCATTCATTCCGCCATCCACCGCAGCAGGCCCGATGCCGCATGCGTCATGCACACGCACACGCTCGCGGGCATGGTGGTGGCGGCGCAGGAGCACAACATCCTGCCGCTTAACCAGATCAACATGGAATTCTATGGCCGCGTTGGCTTCCACCCCTATGAGGGGATTGCCGCCGATGACAACCTGAGCGAACGCGAACGCCTCGTGCGTGACCTTGGCATGCGCAATGCGCTCATCTTGCAAAACCATGGGTTACTGACCGTAGGCGCCACCATCGCGCAGACTTTCTACCGCATGTATTACCTTGAGCAGTCCTGCCGTATCCAGATTGCGGCCCAGTCCACGGGGGTTGCGTTGCATGTTCCCTCTGAGGCGCAGATCCTGCGTGCCAGAAAGCAGTTTGAGGATGACCCCGACGAAGGCCGCCTGATCTGGCAGGCGCTGCGACGCAAGCTTGATCGCGAGCAGCCCGATTACCGGGACTGA